The Mycobacterium sp. EPa45 genomic interval AGGTGTTCGCCGACATCGGGATGGCGACGCCGGAAGCCCGTGCGCTGGTGGCCTCGATCGAGACCCTGCGCCACCACGCGGGGGATTTCTAGCGCACCCCTTACCGCGAGCAGACGCAAACTCGCACAAATTTGGGTCTGATTGTGCGAGTTTGCGTCTGCTCGCGCGGAGAACTCAGCGCAGGGTTTCGATGACCGCGCTGAAGTCGAGGTCGGCGTGCTCTTCGGCGAACTTGGCGTAGATCTCGGCGGCGTGGGTGCCCAATGGTGCGGTGGCGCCCGTGGAGGACACTGCATTCATCGCCAGACCAAGGTCCTTGTTCATCAGCGCGGTGGCAAAGCCGGGCTGGAAGTTGTTGTTGGCCGGTGACGTCGGAACCGGTCCGGGCACAGGGCAATTCGTGTGCACAGCCCAGCAGTTGCCGGTGGCGCCGGTGATCACGTCGAACAGTGACTGCGCCGAGAGCCCCAGCTTCTCGGCCAGCACGAAGGCTTCGCCCACGGCGATCTGCTGCACGGCCAGCACCATGTTGTTGCACAGCTTGGCGGCCTGCCCCGCGCCGGACGATCCGCAATGAATCACCTTGCTGGCCATCGGGTCGAGCACGGGACGCGCCTTGTCCAGCGCGTCGGCCTCACCGCCGACCATGAACGCCAGCGTGCCCGCGGTCGCGCCCTTGATGCCGCCGGAGACGGGGGCGTCGAGCTGAGCCATCCCGGCCGCCGACGCCTGCGCATTGACCTCGCGGGCGTCGTCGACCGAGATCGTCGAGGTGTCGATGAACAGTGTGCCCGGCCTTGCGGCCGGAAGCGCTTCGGCGTAGCAGGCTTTCACGATCCCGCCGTTGGGGAGCGACGTGATGACGACGTCTGCCTCGGACACCGCGGCCGCGCCGACCTCGAACACCGTCGCGCCCTTTGCCTCGGCGGCCGCACGCAATGCGGGTACCGGATCGAAGCCGCGCACGCTGTAGCCGGCGTTGACCAGATTGGCCGCCATCGGCCCACCCATGTGGCCAAGCCCGAGGAACGCGATCGTCGTCATGTATGGCTCCTTTGCCTCATGCGGATGCGCGCGCCCGGGCGGCTTCAGCTCGCCCGATGACGACGCGCATGATTTCGTTGGTGCCCTCCAGGATTCGGTGCACCCGCAGATCGCGAACGATCTTCTCGATCCCGTACTCCCGCAGGTAGCCGTAACCGCCATGCAGCTGCAGCGCCTGGTCAGCCACCTCGAAGCAGGCATCGGTGACATAGCGCTTGGCCATCGCGCACAGCGCGACCTTGTCCGGTTCGTCGTTGTCCAGGGCTACGGCCGCGCGCCCCAGCATCAGCCGCGAAGTCTCCAGCGCGGTGGCCATGTCGGCCAGGGTGAATCGGATGGTCGGCTCGTCGAGCAATGCCCCGCCGAATGCCTGCCGGTCGGCGAGATAGCCGGCGGCCTTCTGGTAGGCGGCCTGCGCGCCGCCGAGTGAACAGGCGGCGATGTTGAGCCGGCCGCCGTTGAGGCCGTTCATCGCGATGCCGAAGCCGGTGCCCTCCCCGTCGGCTCCACCGAGCATGGCCGAGGCCGGCACCCGCACACCTTCGAGGATCACCTGAGCGGTGGGCTGGACGTTCCAGCCCATCTTCTCCTCCTGAGCACCGAAACTCAGCCCAGGCGTGTCCTTTTCGATGATGAACGCTGAGATGCCGCGCGGGCCGTCCGCCCCGGTGCGGGCCATGACGATGTAGACGTCGGAGCTGCCTGCGCCGGAAATGAACTGCTTGACGCCGTCGAGAACGTAGGTGTCGCCGTCACGAACCGCCTTGGTGCGTAACGCCGAGGCATCCGAGCCTGCGCCGGGCTCGGTGAGGCAGTAGCTCGCGATGGCCTCCATCGAGGCCAGCCGCGGGATCCACGACTTGCGCTGATCGTCGGTGCCGTACGTGTCGACCATCCACGCGCACATGTTGTGGATCGAGAGGAACGCCGCCAGCGCGGGGTCGGCCGCCGAGAGCTGCTCGAAGATCCGCACCGCGTCGAGGCGCCGCAGCCCGCTGCCGCCGACGTCCTCGGCGCAGTAGATGGCGGCCATCCCCAACTCGGCGGCGGCACGCAACACGTCGACAGGGAACTCCTTGGAGTGATCCCAGTCCAGGGCATGCGGCGCAAGGCGTTTGGCGGCGAACGCGGCCGCCGTCTCGGCGATCACGCGTTCGTCGTCGTCGAGCGTCAGGAAGCTCATTGCATTGTGGGGATGACGAACTCGGCGCCGTCCTTGATACCCGAGGGCCACCGCTCGGTCACGGTCTTGGTCTTGGTGTAGAACAGGATCGAGTGCGGCCCATGCTGGTTGAGGTCGCCGAAGCCGGAGCGCTTCCAGCCGCCGAAGGTGTGGTAGGACACCGGGACCGGGATCGGGACGTTGACGCCGACCATGCCGACCTGGACCCGGGAGACGAAGTCGCGGGCGGCGTCGCCGTCGCGGGTGAAGATCGCCACGCCGTTGCCGTATTCGTGTTCGGTCGGCAGCCGCAGCGCCTCTTCGTAGTCGTGTGCGCGCACGATGCACAGCACCGGGCCGAAGATCTCGTCGGTGTAGATCGACATGTCGGTGGTCACGTGGTCGAACAGGGTGGGGCCGATGAAGAAACCGCCTTCGAGGCTGGCGTCGTCGAAAGTCAGCTCATCACTGGCCTTCTCGCGGCCGTCGATCACGATCTCGGCTCCGGCTGCCACGCCGGCGTCGATGTAGTCGCGGACCCGCTGCAGCGCGGCACTGGTGACCAGGGGGCCGTAATCGGCCTTCGGGTCCAGGCTGTGCCCGACGCGCAACTCGTTGATCCGCTCGACGAGCCTGCCGCGCAACCGGTTCGCGGTTTCCTCCCCGACGGGCACCGCGACACTGATGGCCATGCACCGCTCACCGGCGCTGCCGTAGCCGGCGCCGATCAGCGCGTCGACGGCCTGGTCGAGGTCGGCGTCGGGCATCACGATCATGTGGTTCTTGGCGCCGCCGAAGCACTGCGAGCGCTTACCGTTGGCCGCTGCGGTGGAGTAGATGTACTGCGCGATGTCGGAGCTGCCGACGAAGCCGACGGCCTTGATGTCGGGGTGCTGGAGGATCGCGTCGACGGCTTCCTTATCGCCCTGCACCACCTGGAAGACACCGGCGGGCAGGCCGGCTTCGAGGAACAGTTCAGCCAGGCGCACGGGCACCGAGGGGTCGCGCTCGGAGGGCTTGAGGATGAACGCGTTGCCGCACGCCAGGGCGGGGCCGGCCTTCCACAGCGGGATCATCGCCGGGAAGTTGAACGGCGTGATGCCTGCGACCACACCGAGCGGCTGGCGGATCGAATACACATCGATGCCGCCCCCGGCACCCTCGGTGAACTCGCCCTTGAGCAGGTGCGGGATGCCGATCGCGAACTCGATGACCTCGATGCCGCGCTGGATGTCACCTTTGGAGTCGGCGACCGTCTTACCGTGCTCGATGGACAGCAGCTCGGCCAGTTCGTCGACGTTGGCGTTGACCAGCTCGATGAACTTCATCAGGACGCGGGCCCGGCGTTGGGGGTTCCAGGCGCCCCATTCTTTCTGCGCCTCGACGGCCGAGGCCACCGCGGTGTCGACGTCGGCGGCGGACGCGAGGAGGACCTGGGCCTGCACCTCACCGGTGCTTGGATTGAAGACGTCCGCGGTGCGCGTGCTGCTGAGGTTGCTGCGCTTGCCGTCGATGAAGTGCTGAATGGTTGTGCTCATGACTGCCCCTTGGCTGACCTGCCGGCTGAATACTAGGACATCCTAGTAACGCCGTGACCGGCTCCGCAAGGGCCGGATGTGCGCATCGAGACCGCGATGAGCTCGGTGACCGTCAGCGCCACCGGTAGCGCGTGCTCGGCCGTCCGGTCTTGCCGTATTCGGGCAGACGGGTGACGGTACCGTCGTCGGCCAACCGTTCCAGGTATCGCCAGGCCGTCACCCGGGACACCCCAACCAGCTTGGCTGCCTCATCGGCGGTCAGCCCGTCGGTGCGGTCGCGCACCGCGCGGGCGATCTCGTCGGTGGTTCCCGGCGCGGTGCCCTTGGGAGCGACGGACTTGTCGATCGTCCGAAGCTCGGCCAGTGCGCGGTCGACCTCGGCCTGGCTGGCGGCCTCGGTGCCGGCGGGCAGCGCCTCGCGGTAGCGGCGGTACCGCTCGAGACGGTCACGGAACGCCGCGAACGTGAACGGCTTGAGCAGATACGCCAGGGCACCGTGGGCGACGGCGGCGCGGACCATCTCCAGATCGCGTTCGGAGGTGATCGCGATGATGTCCGGCGCGGGCCGCAGCCCGGACAGCGCCGAGGCCAGCGCAATCCCGCTGGCATCGGGCAGGCCGAGATCCAGCAGTACCAGATCGACCGGGGATTCGGCCTCGGATGCCATGCGCATCGCATCCCGCGCGGTGTTGGCCACGCCCGCGACGGCAAAGCCCTGCAGCCGAGTCAGATACGTGCGGTGCGCCTCGGCGATGAGCGGTTCGTCCTCGACGATCAGCACGTTGATCATCGGATGGTCACCGTCACCACCGAGCCGTAGGTGATGTCCGCGCTCAGAGCGCCGCCATGGCGGTGGACGATCTGCGTGACGAGGGCGAGCCCGAGGCCTTGATGCCCGGCGTCGTCACCGGATTTCGTCGAGTAGCCGCGCTGCATGGCGCGCTGGAACGTCTCGGGATCCATCCCGGCGCCACTGTCGACGACCTGGATCTGCAGCCGCTCGTCATCCTGGTTGACGGTGACCTCGACCCACGGGTTGTCGCCGTCACAGGCGTCCATCGCGTTGTCGATCAGGTTGCCCAGGACGGTGACCATTTCCTGTGGACTCAAACGGGATTCGGTGGGCAGATGGGTTTCCTCGGTGATGGTCAGCTCGATCCCGCGCTCGTCGGCCTCGGCGGTCTTGCCGAGCAGCAGGGCGACCAGCGCGGGCTCGCCGACGGCGTCGGAGACCCGGTCGACCAGCTGCTGGGACAGGGCCAGCTCCTGCGTGGCGAACTTGACCGCTTCGTCGGGACGGCCCATCTCGACGAGAGTGACGACGGTGTGCAACTTGTTCGCCGACTCGTGGGCTTGCGCACGCAACGAGTCGGTGAAGCCCTGCAGCGAACTCAATTCACCGAGTGCGCCTTGCAATTCGGTGCGGTCTCGGATGGTCACCACTTCCGAGTCCGAGGCGCTCACCTGGGAGCGGTTGACCACGAGCACCCGGTCGTCGGTGAGTCGTACCTCGTCGCGCACGCCGGGGTCGTTGCCGCGCAGGAACTCTGGTAGGTCCGCGCGGGTGATGGGGCCGGATGGCAGGGCCAGCAGGCGCCGGGCCTCGTCGTTGGCCAGGGCGACGCCGTTGCGGTCCAGCACGATCAAACCCTCGGAGACCGAGTGCAGGATCGCGTCGTGATGGTCGTACATCACTCGCAGTTCGTCGGGAGCCAGCCCGTGGGTTTGATACAGCACGCGACGGCGGATCGCCCAGATGCCGACAAAGGACAGCGCCAGCGCGCCCACACCGACGCCGACGATCATCGGCCACTGGGAACGCCAGCGCGCCGACAGGCTCTCGAGGGTGATGCCGGCGGCGACCAGACCGATGACCTGCCCGCTGGCGCCCCGCACCGGAGCGATGGTGCGCACCGACGGGCCCAGGGTGCCGGTGTAGATCTCGGTGTAGGTCTCGCCGCGCAACGCCGGCTCGATGGTGCCGATGTATTTCTGGCCGATCTGGTCGGGGTTGGTGTGGGTGAACCGGGTGCGGTCGGGCGCCATGATCGTGATGAACGCGATGCCGGTGGTCTTGCGGACGGCTTCGGTCACCGGCTGCAGAACCTGTGCGGCGTTGCCGGTTTCGATGGCCTTCGCGGTCGACGGCGAGTCGGCCAATGCCACGGCGATGGCGGTGACCTGTTGGCGCGCGGCTTCGTCGCCGTGGCGTTTGGCGTCGAACAGGGCCAGAGCGCTGCCCGCGATCACGACCAACACGATGACGGCGGCCTGCAGTGCGAAGGCCTGACCGGCCAGCGAGCGGGGGAGAACTGGCACTGCTCACCTCCGCACTGAACGTAATGAACTAAAGCGTGACCTACGTCACGTACCGGGTAATCATCCTTGCAGACCTAAAGCTGTCATTACCGGAAGGAAACCGTCATGACCACGGTTGTGGATCGCCCAGGCGGCGACGACAAGCCGGCGCCGCGGAAGCGCCGGGATCGCACGCATTGGCTGTACCTGGCTGTCATCTTCGCGGTGGTGGCCGGTGTCGTCGTCGGGCTCGTTGCCCCGTCGGTAGGCAAGGAGGTCGGCGTTCTCGGGACCATGTTCGTCAGCCTGATCAAGATGATGATCGTCCCGGTGATCTTCTGCACGATCGTCCTGGGCATCGGATCGGTGCGCAAGGCCGCCACCGTCGGCAAGGTCGGTGGGCTGGCCTTCGGCTACTTCCTGGTGATGTCGACGATCGCGCTGGGCATCGGGCTGGTCGTCGGCAACCTGCTGCATCCCGGTAGCAGCCTCAAGATCTCGGAGTCGACGGCAGGCAAGGGCTCCGAGCTGGCCGAAAAGGCGCACGAGTCAGGCGGTTTGGTCGACTTCATCCAACACATCATCCCGACGTCGCTGTTCTCGTCGCTGACCGACGGCAATGTGTTGCAGGGGCTGTTCGTGGCGCTGCTCGTGGGGTTCGCTATCCAGGCGATGGGTGTCAAGGGTGAGCCGATCCTGCGCGGGGTGGAGCATCTGCAGCGGCTGGTTTTCAAGGTGCTGGCAATGGTGTTGTGGCTGGCGCCGATTGGTGCATTTGGGGCGATGGCCAACGTGGTGGGGCAGACCGGCTGGAGCGCGGTGACCAACCTGCTGACGCTGATGCTCGGCTTCTATCTGACGTGCGTGGTGTTCGTCTTCGGAGTGCTCGGCGCGCTGCTGCGGATGGTGGCGGGGGTGTCGATCTTCAAGTTGGTCCGGTACCTCGCGCGGGAGTACCTGCTGATCTTCGCGACGTCGTCGTCGGAGTCGGCACTGCCGCGCCTGATCGCGAAGATGGAGCATCTGGGCGTGCAGCAGAGCACGGTGGGTGTTGTTGTGCCGACCGGGTATTCGTTCAACCTCGATGGCACGGCAATCTACCTGACGATGGCCTCGTTGTTCATCGCCGATGCGCTGGGCGACCCGCTGTCGGTGGGGGAGCAGATCGGTCTGCTGGTGTTCATGATCGTGGCGTCCAAGGGGGCGGCCGGAGTGAGCGGGGCCGGGTTGGCGACGCTGGCCGGCGGCCTGCAGGCGCATCGCCCGGAGCTGCTCGACGGGGTTGGGCTGATCGTCGGGATCGACCGGTTCATGTCCGAGGCACGAGCGGTGACCAACTTCTCCGGTAACGCGGTGGCCACTTTGTTGGTGGGATCGTGGACCAAGACGGTGGATTCCGAGAAAGTCAACGCAGTGCTGAGCGGCAGGGATCCGTTCGACGAGGTGACCATGCTCGACGACGGTCACGCTTCGTCGGAGAAGACGGCGGCCGTCGCCGCCTGATTGCAGATCTCACGACACCCCGGGAGCCCTTCCCCCGGGGTGTCGTGCTGTGGGTACGGTGCTTATGCCGCGTTTGCGCGGCGTGGCCCCCATAGCCCAATCGGCAGAGGCAGCGGACTTAAAATCCGCACAGTGTGAGTTCGAGTCTCACTGGGGGCACGGGAACGCACTGGTGAAGGGCTGTGGGTGGTGTACTGCTAGCCGCCGGAGCCGGTTTCGATGTC includes:
- a CDS encoding CoA-acylating methylmalonate-semialdehyde dehydrogenase, yielding MSTTIQHFIDGKRSNLSSTRTADVFNPSTGEVQAQVLLASAADVDTAVASAVEAQKEWGAWNPQRRARVLMKFIELVNANVDELAELLSIEHGKTVADSKGDIQRGIEVIEFAIGIPHLLKGEFTEGAGGGIDVYSIRQPLGVVAGITPFNFPAMIPLWKAGPALACGNAFILKPSERDPSVPVRLAELFLEAGLPAGVFQVVQGDKEAVDAILQHPDIKAVGFVGSSDIAQYIYSTAAANGKRSQCFGGAKNHMIVMPDADLDQAVDALIGAGYGSAGERCMAISVAVPVGEETANRLRGRLVERINELRVGHSLDPKADYGPLVTSAALQRVRDYIDAGVAAGAEIVIDGREKASDELTFDDASLEGGFFIGPTLFDHVTTDMSIYTDEIFGPVLCIVRAHDYEEALRLPTEHEYGNGVAIFTRDGDAARDFVSRVQVGMVGVNVPIPVPVSYHTFGGWKRSGFGDLNQHGPHSILFYTKTKTVTERWPSGIKDGAEFVIPTMQ
- a CDS encoding acyl-CoA dehydrogenase family protein, whose protein sequence is MSFLTLDDDERVIAETAAAFAAKRLAPHALDWDHSKEFPVDVLRAAAELGMAAIYCAEDVGGSGLRRLDAVRIFEQLSAADPALAAFLSIHNMCAWMVDTYGTDDQRKSWIPRLASMEAIASYCLTEPGAGSDASALRTKAVRDGDTYVLDGVKQFISGAGSSDVYIVMARTGADGPRGISAFIIEKDTPGLSFGAQEEKMGWNVQPTAQVILEGVRVPASAMLGGADGEGTGFGIAMNGLNGGRLNIAACSLGGAQAAYQKAAGYLADRQAFGGALLDEPTIRFTLADMATALETSRLMLGRAAVALDNDEPDKVALCAMAKRYVTDACFEVADQALQLHGGYGYLREYGIEKIVRDLRVHRILEGTNEIMRVVIGRAEAARARASA
- a CDS encoding response regulator; the protein is MINVLIVEDEPLIAEAHRTYLTRLQGFAVAGVANTARDAMRMASEAESPVDLVLLDLGLPDASGIALASALSGLRPAPDIIAITSERDLEMVRAAVAHGALAYLLKPFTFAAFRDRLERYRRYREALPAGTEAASQAEVDRALAELRTIDKSVAPKGTAPGTTDEIARAVRDRTDGLTADEAAKLVGVSRVTAWRYLERLADDGTVTRLPEYGKTGRPSTRYRWR
- a CDS encoding cation:dicarboxylate symporter family transporter; its protein translation is MTTVVDRPGGDDKPAPRKRRDRTHWLYLAVIFAVVAGVVVGLVAPSVGKEVGVLGTMFVSLIKMMIVPVIFCTIVLGIGSVRKAATVGKVGGLAFGYFLVMSTIALGIGLVVGNLLHPGSSLKISESTAGKGSELAEKAHESGGLVDFIQHIIPTSLFSSLTDGNVLQGLFVALLVGFAIQAMGVKGEPILRGVEHLQRLVFKVLAMVLWLAPIGAFGAMANVVGQTGWSAVTNLLTLMLGFYLTCVVFVFGVLGALLRMVAGVSIFKLVRYLAREYLLIFATSSSESALPRLIAKMEHLGVQQSTVGVVVPTGYSFNLDGTAIYLTMASLFIADALGDPLSVGEQIGLLVFMIVASKGAAGVSGAGLATLAGGLQAHRPELLDGVGLIVGIDRFMSEARAVTNFSGNAVATLLVGSWTKTVDSEKVNAVLSGRDPFDEVTMLDDGHASSEKTAAVAA
- the mmsB gene encoding 3-hydroxyisobutyrate dehydrogenase; amino-acid sequence: MTTIAFLGLGHMGGPMAANLVNAGYSVRGFDPVPALRAAAEAKGATVFEVGAAAVSEADVVITSLPNGGIVKACYAEALPAARPGTLFIDTSTISVDDAREVNAQASAAGMAQLDAPVSGGIKGATAGTLAFMVGGEADALDKARPVLDPMASKVIHCGSSGAGQAAKLCNNMVLAVQQIAVGEAFVLAEKLGLSAQSLFDVITGATGNCWAVHTNCPVPGPVPTSPANNNFQPGFATALMNKDLGLAMNAVSSTGATAPLGTHAAEIYAKFAEEHADLDFSAVIETLR
- a CDS encoding sensor histidine kinase codes for the protein MPVLPRSLAGQAFALQAAVIVLVVIAGSALALFDAKRHGDEAARQQVTAIAVALADSPSTAKAIETGNAAQVLQPVTEAVRKTTGIAFITIMAPDRTRFTHTNPDQIGQKYIGTIEPALRGETYTEIYTGTLGPSVRTIAPVRGASGQVIGLVAAGITLESLSARWRSQWPMIVGVGVGALALSFVGIWAIRRRVLYQTHGLAPDELRVMYDHHDAILHSVSEGLIVLDRNGVALANDEARRLLALPSGPITRADLPEFLRGNDPGVRDEVRLTDDRVLVVNRSQVSASDSEVVTIRDRTELQGALGELSSLQGFTDSLRAQAHESANKLHTVVTLVEMGRPDEAVKFATQELALSQQLVDRVSDAVGEPALVALLLGKTAEADERGIELTITEETHLPTESRLSPQEMVTVLGNLIDNAMDACDGDNPWVEVTVNQDDERLQIQVVDSGAGMDPETFQRAMQRGYSTKSGDDAGHQGLGLALVTQIVHRHGGALSADITYGSVVTVTIR